The following proteins come from a genomic window of Solea solea chromosome 3, fSolSol10.1, whole genome shotgun sequence:
- the si:cabz01101003.1 gene encoding ubiquitin carboxyl-terminal hydrolase CYLD has product MSGAQHDQARKRRPSKMFLISTDLKVQDQLEGTIRLQRGFMCQEQDASRNRGDWLWVKVLDNGVMVKIDRKYLLDVPSDLTGLLEPVTDPEARLKHLADPEKLRHMITLPLGAPLWVQIGQKDELAEAELKYIGPLTRGGSDVCFGVQLKGSAAGKGVSNGSFKGQRLFTCPEACALFLPVSDIRLRHWSSRGDPDAHERHRERDHHRRSGGNHPSNGQHSNNSRPNHHQQQQQQTRRHTSFNQQGSSSSSQVQAPGVVARTAESAPATAQNRQATSSAPLALSSFAVGQRVSFPMDDNVGGGEVRFCGLLPGHSSGMYVGILLDAPVGNWDGHYRGEKLCHIPSALYGLLMPITKVTAELKSHRHSPQQTSKPLLKQAPPPNAKPGPPSPATSASKVALLPPKLPLKSPPLPPPKLFHKPLPPPPKPRSPTSHVAAEHPQHTNGVHGFGPPLLSPDNVEVFSENGESGLESELEVGSLVEVNDPPIYGVICWIGRISGVSELVAGIELDQELSAGTDGSYLGERHFRCPPNKGLFVKLRNCRRDSRFPAPETPVNQVERCNSIAFAEWGSERVEEHTPPVEGDDARDLYTGWKRGIQGHLNSCYLDATLFSLFSCCSSADWVLFWPSDPDTDPDSSQAQDLLRCEIVNPLRRYGYVCASKTMALRRLLEAANSDGGFTNQEKDPEEFLNRLFQLLRVEPLLKIRSMTQQPQQCHLYQLFPPTLPHSPTSPSPNSPIDSPITLSSPPSIRMRVASVQALLESSFLHTGLKFAEAPSCLPLLMPRFGKDFKMFDAILPTLSLDITDLLDDALRQCSICQAVAEWECLQCYDDADITPGRLKQYCPTCNTQVHSHRKRASHSPVKVSVPGGPWPSSLHCARQQMSLFAVTCIETSHYVSFIKHGPLPTDWLFFDSMADREGGQNGFNIPRVMPCPEVGRYLKLSEEELSRVDAASLREPARRLLCDSYMCLYHSPELSLYK; this is encoded by the exons ATGTCTGGAGCGCAACATGACCAAGCTAGGAAGCGACGCCCCTCGAAAATGTTTTTGATCTCGACCGACCTGAAGGTCCAAGACCAGCTGGAAGGTACCATTCGCCTGCAGCGGGGGTTTATGTGCCAGGAGCAGGATGCGAGCAGAAACAGAGGGGACTGGCTATGGGTCAAG GTGTTAGACAATGGTGTCATGGTGAAAATAGACAGGAAGTACCTGCTGGATGTCCCGAGTGACCTTACCGGTCTGCTGGAGCCTGTCACTGACCCGGAGGCTCGTCTCAAACACCTGG ccgaTCCTGAGAAGCTGCGTCACATGATAACTTTACCCCTCGGCGCCCCACTGTGGGTCCAGATCGGCCAAAAGGACGAGCTAGCAGAGGCAGAGCTCAAATACATCGGGCCGCTGACCAGAGGAGGCAGTGATGTTTGTTTTGGAGTCCAACTCAAG GGTTCAGCAGCAGGTAAAGGAGTGAGCAACGGTTCCTTCAAAGGCCAGCGTCTGTTCACCTGTCCGGAAGCCTGCGCCCTCTTCCTCCCGGTCAGTGACATCAGGCTCCGACACTGGTCCAGCAGAGGTGACCCCGACGCGCATGAGCGACACCGCGAGCGAGACCACCACCGCCGCAGTGGCGGTAATCATCCGAGCAACGGgcaacacagcaacaacagccgCCCAAATcaccatcaacaacaacaacaacagaccaGGCGCCACACCAGCTTCAACCAGCAGGGGTCCAGCAGTTCTTCTCAGGTTCAGGCCCCCGGTGTTGTCGCTCGAACAGCGGAGTCGGCGCCTGCCACCGCGCAAAACCGGCAAGCGACGTCGTCGGCACCACTGGCTTTGTCGTCGTTCGCTGTCGGCCAGCGTGTGTCCTTCCCAATGGATGACAATGTCGGTGGCGGGGAGGTGCGATTCTGCGGTCTGCTGCCCGGACACTCGTCAGGGATGTACGTCGGCATTCTGCTG gacGCTCCTGTTGGAAACTGGGACGGCCATTACAGAGGAGAGAAGCTCTGCCACATTCCTTCCGCCCTTTATGGGCTACTAATGCCAATCACCAAGGTTACTGCCG AGCTAAAATCCCACCGTCACAGTCCTCAACAAACCTCTAAACCCTTGTTGAAGCAAGCTCCGCCCCCCAACGCCAAACCAGGTCCTCCGTCTCCTGCCACCTCCGCCTCCAAGGTCGCCCTGTTGCCGCCCAAACTGCCGCTGAAatctcctccactgcctccGCCCAAACTCTTCCATAAGCCTCTTCCCCCGCCCCCCAAACCTCGCAGTCCAACGTCGCACGTCGCCGCGGAGCATCCACAACACACCAACGGCGTTCACGGCTTCGGCCCCCCGCTGCTGTCGCCAGATAACGTGGAAGTGTTCAGCGAGAACGGAGAGTCGGGGCTGGAGAGCGAGCTGGAGGTGGGCTCGCTGGTGGAGGTCAACGACCCGCCCATTTATGGAGTCATCTGTTGGATAGGACGCATCAGCGGGGTTTCTGAGCTCGTCGCAGGAATCGAGCTG gatcAGGAGCTGTCTGCGGGAACAGACGGCAGTTACCTCGGCGAACGCCACTTCCGCTGTCCGCCGAACAAAGGTCTGTTTGTCAAACTCAGAAACTGTAGGCGGGACTCCCGGTTCCCCGCACCTGAAACCCCCGTCAATCAAGTGGAGCGCTGCAACTCTAtag CGTTCGCAGAGTGGGGCAGCGAGCGTGTGGAGGAGCACACGCCTCCTGTGGAGGGAGACGATGCCAGAGATCTGTACACTGGCTGGAAGAGAGGCATCCAGGGTCATCTGAACTCCTGCTACCTGGACGCCACGCTGTtcag tCTGTTCTCCTGCTGTAGTTCTGCAGACTGGGTTTTGTTCTGGCCGTCCGACCCTGACACCGACCCAGACTCCAGTCAGGCTCAGGACCTGCTGCGCTGTGAGATCGTCAACCCTCTACGAAG GTATGGCTACGTATGTGCCAGTAAGACCATGGCTCTGAGGCGCCTGCTGGAGGCTGCGAATAGTGACGGCGGCTTCACCAACCAggagaaag ATCCTGAAGAATTCCTCAACAGGCTTTTCCAGCTCCTCCGAGTCGAGCCGCTCCTCAAGATCAG ATCGATGACTCAGCAGCCTCAGCAGTGTCACCTCTACCAGCTCTTCCCTCCGACACTTCCCCACTCTCCCACCTCGCCTTCGCCAAACTCCCCCATCGACTCCCCCATCACGCTCTCCTCGCCGCCGTCCATTCGCATGAGAGTGGCCAGCGTTCAGGCGCTGCTGGAGTCGTCCTTCCTCCACACCGGCCTCAAGTTTGCAGAG GCTCCTTCCTGCCTCCCGCTGCTCATGCCCAGGTTCGGAAAGGACTTCAAGATGTTTGACGCCATCTTGCCCACACTTAGCCTGGACATCACCGACCTCCTGGATGACG ctctgagGCAGTGCAGTATCTGTCAGGCGGTGGCAGAGTGGGAGTGTCTACAGTGTTACGACGACGCCGACATCACACCCGGGCGACTCAAACAGTACTGTCCCACCTGCAACACACAG GTCCACAGTCACAGGAAGCGGGCGTCCCACAGTCCAGTGAAAGTCAGCGTTCCCGGCGGACCATGGCCCAGCTCCCTGCACTGCGCCCGCCagcaaatgtctttgtttgcgGTGACGTGCATCGAGACGAGCCACTACGTGAGCTTCATCAAACACGGGCCCCTCCCCACTGACTGGCTCTTTTTTGACAGTATGGCAGACCGAGAAG gtGGACAGAACGGCTTCAACATCCCTCGCGTGATGCCGTGTCCCGAGGTCGGGCGCTACCTCAAGTTATCGGAGGAGGAGCTAAGTCGAGTCGACGCCGCCTCGTTACGAGAGCCCGCCCGCCGCCTGCTCTGCGACTCCTACATGTGTCTGTACCACAGTCCCGAACTCAGTCTGTACAAGTGA